A region from the Microbacterium lacus genome encodes:
- a CDS encoding response regulator transcription factor: MTRVLIVEDEPDLADPLAYLLRREGYEVEIAEDGPAALSAFRERGADILLLDLMLPGMPGTEVCRQIRATSRVPIIMLTAKDSEVDIVVGLELGADDYVTKPYSSRELLARMRAVLRRLADTETDLADHVLDGGRVVLDIDRHTVAVNGREINMPLKEFELLEVLMRNAGRVLTRGQLIDRVWGTDYFGDTKTLDVHIKRIRSRIEEHPSEPTMLMTVRGLGYRFEG, encoded by the coding sequence ATGACACGCGTCCTGATCGTCGAGGACGAGCCCGACCTTGCCGACCCGCTCGCCTACCTGCTGCGCAGAGAGGGCTACGAGGTCGAGATCGCCGAGGACGGGCCTGCCGCGCTCAGTGCCTTCCGCGAGCGCGGTGCGGACATCCTGCTGCTGGATCTCATGCTTCCCGGCATGCCGGGGACCGAGGTGTGCCGGCAGATCCGTGCGACCTCGCGCGTGCCGATCATCATGCTGACGGCGAAGGACTCCGAAGTGGACATCGTCGTCGGCCTCGAACTCGGAGCAGACGACTACGTCACCAAGCCGTACTCTTCACGGGAGCTGCTGGCGCGCATGCGCGCCGTGCTGCGACGCCTCGCCGACACCGAGACCGACCTGGCGGACCACGTCCTGGACGGCGGTCGCGTGGTTCTGGACATCGACCGCCACACCGTCGCGGTGAACGGCCGGGAGATCAACATGCCGCTCAAGGAGTTCGAGCTCCTCGAAGTCCTCATGCGCAACGCCGGCCGGGTGCTGACGCGCGGGCAGCTGATCGACCGGGTGTGGGGGACGGACTACTTCGGCGACACCAAGACGCTCGACGTCCACATCAAGCGGATCCGCTCACGCATCGAGGAGCACCCGAGCGAGCCGACCATGCTCATGACCGTGCGCGGGCTCGGCTACCGCTTCGAGGGGTGA
- a CDS encoding sensor histidine kinase, with the protein MDSTQLALLALLLGAVIGGSVSTGIVIALRARDRAQHETSSAIPVGIGEVMQGMEDAAVVVDTSSTVLAASTAAIPFHLGEGDVVPSDELRAIARRARAEEAVITATLRLQRGAPPAEPRLVVVRASRISPRLTLLVLKDITERERVEQMRRDFVANTSHELKTPVGAVSLLSEAIESAADDPDQVRHFAGRLQAEAARLALLTSRIMNLSRLQAADEFTDEREVAVDEVVAAAADAHAIQADAAGVRIDRGGDRGLYVRGDAQVLGEAIGNLVANAIAYSPRGSHVGIGVKGVDGVVEIAVTDRGIGISEADQERVFERFYRADQARSRRTGGSGLGLAIVKHAVQRHGGEVRLWSRPGRGSTFTIRLPLIDPPADQVAPPRRRAKRKKKAPATPAAPPTNGATV; encoded by the coding sequence ATGGATTCGACGCAGCTCGCGCTGCTCGCCCTTCTGCTCGGGGCGGTCATCGGCGGCTCGGTGTCCACCGGCATCGTGATCGCACTGCGCGCCCGTGACCGGGCCCAGCACGAGACGTCATCGGCGATCCCCGTCGGGATCGGCGAGGTGATGCAGGGCATGGAGGATGCCGCCGTGGTGGTCGACACCTCCTCGACCGTGCTCGCCGCCTCGACCGCGGCGATCCCCTTCCACCTCGGCGAAGGCGACGTCGTGCCGTCCGACGAACTGCGCGCGATCGCGCGCAGGGCCCGCGCCGAGGAGGCCGTGATCACCGCGACGCTGCGACTGCAGCGCGGTGCACCGCCCGCGGAGCCGCGCCTCGTGGTGGTGCGCGCCTCGCGGATCTCACCGCGACTGACCCTGCTCGTCCTGAAGGACATCACCGAGCGCGAGCGGGTGGAGCAGATGCGGCGCGACTTCGTCGCGAACACGAGTCATGAGCTGAAGACCCCGGTGGGTGCCGTCAGCCTGCTGTCGGAGGCGATCGAATCCGCTGCGGACGACCCCGATCAGGTTCGGCACTTCGCCGGGCGACTGCAGGCCGAAGCCGCCCGGCTCGCGCTGCTCACGTCGCGCATCATGAATCTCTCCCGCCTGCAGGCGGCGGACGAGTTCACGGACGAACGAGAGGTCGCCGTCGACGAGGTCGTCGCGGCCGCCGCCGACGCGCACGCCATCCAGGCGGACGCGGCCGGCGTCCGTATCGACCGCGGAGGGGACCGGGGGCTGTACGTGCGCGGAGATGCGCAGGTGCTCGGTGAGGCGATCGGCAACCTCGTCGCGAACGCGATCGCCTACTCGCCTCGCGGGTCTCACGTGGGGATCGGCGTGAAGGGCGTCGACGGCGTCGTGGAGATCGCCGTCACGGATCGCGGCATCGGCATCTCCGAAGCAGATCAGGAGCGCGTCTTCGAGCGCTTCTACCGCGCCGACCAGGCCCGGTCGCGCCGCACGGGCGGCAGCGGTCTGGGGCTCGCGATCGTCAAGCACGCCGTGCAGCGACACGGGGGCGAAGTGCGGCTGTGGTCGCGTCCCGGGCGGGGGTCGACGTTCACGATCCGGCTGCCGCTCATCGATCCGCCCGCAGACCAGGTCGCGCCGCCCCGTCGCCGCGCGAAGAGGAAGAAGAAGGCACCGGCGACGCCCGCCGCGCCTCCCACGAACGGAGCCACCGTATGA
- the phoU gene encoding phosphate signaling complex protein PhoU, which produces MREVFHQSLEDVQGRLVEIAELVTIAIDKATRAFSSSDVALAEEVIEADAVIDEKAVELDELAIEILARQQPVARDLRIVVSALRISASLERMGDIAEHIAQLTRMRFPERAIPKGLKSTFTKMGELDVAVARKLTELLRTEDPILAEEIRNDDDKLDDLHVSVFEKVLSDTWQGEASATVDATLASRYHERFADHAVSVAKKVVYLSTGDWTVETGTIDIVAP; this is translated from the coding sequence ATGCGCGAAGTCTTCCATCAGTCCCTCGAGGACGTCCAAGGACGTCTGGTCGAGATCGCCGAGCTCGTCACGATCGCCATCGACAAGGCGACGCGCGCGTTCAGCTCCAGCGACGTCGCCCTGGCCGAAGAGGTCATCGAGGCCGACGCCGTGATCGACGAGAAGGCGGTCGAGCTCGACGAGCTCGCGATCGAGATCCTCGCCCGCCAGCAGCCCGTGGCCCGCGACCTCCGCATCGTCGTGAGCGCGCTGCGCATCAGCGCGTCGCTCGAGCGCATGGGCGACATCGCCGAGCACATCGCCCAGCTGACGCGCATGCGGTTCCCCGAGCGGGCGATCCCGAAGGGGCTCAAGTCCACCTTCACCAAGATGGGCGAGCTCGACGTCGCCGTCGCGCGCAAGCTCACCGAGCTGCTGCGCACGGAGGACCCGATCCTGGCCGAGGAGATCCGCAACGACGACGACAAGCTCGACGACCTGCACGTGAGCGTGTTCGAGAAGGTGCTCAGCGACACCTGGCAGGGCGAGGCCTCCGCCACTGTCGACGCGACGCTCGCGAGCCGCTACCACGAGCGGTTCGCCGACCACGCGGTTTCCGTGGCGAAGAAGGTCGTCTACCTGTCCACCGGCGACTGGACCGTCGAGACGGGCACGATCGACATCGTCGCGCCCTGA
- a CDS encoding phosphoglyceromutase, with protein sequence MTAPYTLILLRHGQSVWNELNLFTGWVDVRLSEKGKAEATRGGELLAEAGILPDVLHTSVLSRAIQTANLALDAADRLWIPVKRTWRLNERHYGALQGKDKAQTLEEFGPEQFMLWRRSFDVPPPPLDDDSEFSQVHDPRYAGIDGEVPRTESLKLVIDRFLPYWESDIVPDLRAGKTVLVTAHGNSLRGLVKHLDGISDADIAELNIPTGIPLVYRLGEDLAPLGPGEYLDPEAAAAGAAAVASQGKK encoded by the coding sequence ATGACCGCGCCCTACACGCTGATCCTCCTCCGCCACGGCCAGAGCGTCTGGAACGAGCTCAACCTCTTCACCGGATGGGTCGATGTCCGGCTCTCCGAGAAGGGCAAGGCCGAAGCGACCCGCGGTGGTGAGCTGCTCGCCGAGGCCGGCATCCTGCCCGACGTCCTGCACACGTCGGTCCTCAGCCGCGCGATCCAGACGGCGAACCTCGCTCTGGACGCCGCCGACCGGCTCTGGATCCCGGTCAAGCGCACCTGGCGCCTGAACGAGCGTCACTACGGCGCGCTGCAGGGCAAGGACAAGGCTCAGACGCTCGAGGAGTTCGGTCCCGAGCAGTTCATGCTGTGGCGCCGCTCGTTCGACGTCCCGCCGCCGCCGCTCGACGACGACTCCGAGTTCAGCCAGGTCCACGATCCGCGCTACGCGGGAATCGACGGCGAAGTGCCCCGCACGGAGTCGCTCAAGCTCGTGATCGACCGCTTCCTGCCCTACTGGGAGAGCGACATCGTCCCGGATCTGCGCGCAGGCAAGACCGTCCTCGTGACGGCGCACGGCAACTCGCTGCGGGGCCTGGTGAAGCACCTGGACGGCATCAGCGACGCCGACATCGCCGAGCTCAACATCCCCACCGGCATCCCGCTCGTCTACCGTCTGGGCGAGGACCTCGCGCCGCTCGGCCCGGGCGAATACCTCGACCCCGAAGCCGCCGCAGCCGGCGCCGCGGCCGTCGCGAGCCAGGGCAAGAAGTAA
- a CDS encoding class I SAM-dependent methyltransferase, giving the protein MGSGRAPVGQITRGTTGTNRLRRVDRWIARHPALRRTTDPLVVDLGFGASAVTALELSARLHRTRPDVEVIGLEIDPARVLRAREQLSAVRAGGTRFAPDARVDFALGGFEVPVPRRPSVIRAMNVLRQYDEADVGAAWQRMAARLQPGGLLVEGTCDELGRVCTWVGIHRDGQPQTLTVSLRLTGLESPAIAAERLPKALIHRNVPGERIHDLLVELEREWERAAGLAPFGPVQRWEAALGALRDRGVPVQARGRWRLGELTVPWQAVAPR; this is encoded by the coding sequence ATGGGTTCGGGCCGCGCCCCTGTCGGGCAGATCACGCGCGGTACCACCGGCACGAATCGCCTGCGACGCGTGGATCGCTGGATCGCACGTCATCCGGCGCTGCGGCGGACGACGGACCCGCTCGTGGTCGACCTGGGATTCGGGGCGAGCGCCGTCACGGCCCTCGAGCTGTCCGCGCGCCTGCATCGCACGCGCCCCGACGTCGAGGTGATCGGGCTGGAGATCGACCCGGCGCGGGTCTTGCGGGCGCGTGAGCAGCTTTCCGCGGTCCGCGCGGGCGGCACGCGCTTCGCCCCCGATGCCCGGGTCGACTTCGCGCTCGGCGGGTTCGAAGTCCCCGTCCCCCGCCGCCCGTCGGTCATCCGGGCGATGAACGTGCTCCGGCAGTACGACGAAGCGGATGTAGGGGCGGCGTGGCAGCGGATGGCGGCACGCCTGCAGCCCGGCGGCCTGCTCGTGGAGGGCACGTGCGACGAGCTCGGCCGAGTCTGCACGTGGGTCGGGATCCACCGGGACGGGCAGCCCCAGACGCTCACGGTGTCGCTGCGCCTGACGGGGCTCGAGTCGCCCGCGATCGCCGCGGAACGTCTGCCGAAGGCGCTCATCCACCGCAACGTCCCGGGCGAGCGGATCCACGATCTGCTGGTCGAGCTCGAGCGGGAATGGGAGCGCGCGGCCGGCCTCGCGCCGTTCGGTCCCGTGCAGCGCTGGGAGGCGGCGCTCGGCGCCCTGCGTGATCGCGGCGTGCCCGTGCAGGCGCGCGGACGGTGGCGCCTGGGCGAACTCACCGTTCCGTGGCAGGCGGTCGCGCCGCGCTGA
- a CDS encoding FUSC family protein, with protein MSEAAEPTTTAIATGWRRRLDPRRGLRRVGGSSIAILQIVVAATGAYAFAAYVLGHPAPLLAATVCVSSLGLVRDARPRRVLETVLGMLVGILVAEVLLLVAGSGWWQLALALGLTLVVARFLSAQASFAIAAAIQALIVMVIPANTPFQRLIDGVVGGIAALVVTALIPRTLQREELRTAAAVFAAVESATRTMAQALRRGDRMRAERGLEKARALQPLVDAWATSLDSAIAIAKISPFLRRHRSELERHDRVRQSMDLVTRNLRVIARRVVYLCEDGAPRPIDADVLTELARGAELIAQSLSDISAEPVAREAVRAVAVRLDPAAILPDGSAGELNFIAALRPLAVDLLTATGMPGAEARACVPRI; from the coding sequence ATGAGCGAGGCCGCCGAGCCGACCACGACGGCGATCGCGACCGGGTGGCGACGCCGGCTCGACCCACGCCGGGGACTGCGGCGCGTCGGGGGATCGTCGATCGCGATCCTGCAGATCGTCGTGGCTGCGACGGGGGCGTACGCGTTCGCGGCGTATGTGCTGGGTCACCCGGCGCCGCTCCTCGCAGCGACCGTGTGCGTCTCCAGCCTCGGACTCGTGCGTGACGCTCGCCCGCGGCGCGTGCTCGAGACGGTCCTGGGCATGCTGGTCGGCATCCTGGTCGCCGAAGTGCTCCTTCTCGTCGCCGGTTCCGGCTGGTGGCAGCTCGCCCTGGCTCTGGGCCTCACCCTCGTCGTCGCCCGGTTCCTCTCCGCACAGGCGAGCTTCGCGATCGCCGCGGCGATCCAGGCGCTCATCGTGATGGTGATCCCGGCGAACACCCCGTTCCAGCGGCTCATCGACGGGGTCGTCGGCGGGATCGCGGCGCTCGTCGTGACCGCCCTCATCCCGCGCACGCTTCAGCGGGAGGAGCTGCGCACGGCAGCTGCGGTGTTCGCCGCAGTCGAGTCGGCGACGCGGACGATGGCGCAGGCCCTGCGGCGCGGTGATCGGATGCGGGCCGAGCGCGGACTCGAGAAGGCCCGCGCCCTGCAGCCTCTCGTGGATGCCTGGGCCACGTCGTTGGATTCCGCGATCGCGATAGCCAAGATCTCGCCGTTCCTCCGCCGTCATCGGTCCGAGCTCGAGCGCCACGACCGGGTGCGGCAGTCCATGGACCTCGTGACCCGCAACCTGCGCGTGATCGCGCGGCGGGTGGTGTACCTCTGTGAGGACGGCGCCCCGCGACCGATCGACGCCGACGTCCTCACCGAGCTCGCGCGCGGGGCTGAGCTCATCGCGCAGTCTCTGTCCGACATCTCCGCCGAGCCGGTCGCGCGCGAGGCCGTGAGGGCCGTCGCGGTCCGACTCGACCCGGCGGCGATCCTGCCGGACGGATCGGCGGGCGAGCTGAACTTCATCGCGGCGCTGCGTCCCCTCGCGGTCGACCTCCTCACGGCGACCGGGATGCCCGGCGCCGAGGCGCGGGCCTGCGTGCCCCGCATCTGA
- a CDS encoding YgfZ/GcvT domain-containing protein, which yields MADAYARVPGAVLDETGLRHLGNPLGEQRALAVGRAIAPLSDRRVLSVSGEDRLTWLDSLSSQALARLSPGESTELLVLDPHGHVEHAASVLDDGSTTWLIADRDDAEGLLAWLVRMRFRLRVDPQDRSADFAVFGGTAEAVSALAVATPDAVPLVWRDPWPAVGAGGHAYAVPAAHPGSDRDWAEAIVPRAEEETIADAAAAGDLTLAGTDAAEALRIAAWRPRWAGEVDARLLPHEVDWLRTAVHLEKGCYRGQETVAKVHNLGHPPRRVVALQLDGSDSVLPARGDDVLVDGSVVGAITSAARHYEEGPIALAVVRRNTPVGAELIVRTAEGDVVGAQEVIVPPEAGATANVPRLPRLGRRAG from the coding sequence ATGGCCGACGCCTACGCCCGCGTTCCCGGCGCCGTGCTCGACGAGACGGGACTGCGTCACCTCGGAAACCCGCTCGGCGAGCAGCGCGCCCTGGCCGTCGGGCGCGCGATCGCTCCGCTGTCGGATCGACGCGTGCTCTCCGTCTCCGGCGAGGACCGGCTCACGTGGCTCGACTCGCTCTCGTCGCAGGCGCTGGCCCGCCTGTCGCCAGGGGAGAGCACCGAGCTGCTCGTCCTCGACCCCCACGGCCACGTCGAGCATGCGGCATCCGTTCTCGACGACGGCAGCACGACGTGGCTGATCGCCGACCGTGATGACGCCGAGGGACTGCTGGCCTGGCTCGTGCGGATGCGCTTCCGTCTGCGCGTCGATCCGCAGGACCGCAGCGCCGATTTCGCGGTGTTCGGCGGGACGGCGGAGGCCGTGTCCGCGCTCGCCGTCGCGACTCCGGACGCCGTGCCGCTCGTCTGGCGCGATCCCTGGCCGGCCGTGGGCGCCGGGGGCCACGCGTACGCGGTGCCCGCCGCGCATCCCGGCAGCGACCGGGACTGGGCGGAGGCGATCGTGCCGCGCGCCGAAGAGGAGACGATCGCGGATGCCGCTGCCGCAGGCGACCTGACGCTCGCCGGGACGGACGCCGCCGAAGCGCTGCGGATCGCGGCCTGGCGTCCGCGGTGGGCGGGCGAAGTGGACGCGCGGCTGCTGCCGCACGAAGTGGATTGGCTCCGCACGGCGGTGCACCTGGAGAAGGGCTGCTACCGCGGCCAGGAGACGGTCGCCAAGGTGCACAATCTCGGGCACCCGCCGCGCCGGGTCGTGGCGCTGCAGCTGGACGGCAGCGATTCGGTGCTGCCTGCCCGCGGCGACGACGTGCTCGTGGACGGTTCCGTCGTCGGGGCGATCACCTCCGCCGCTCGTCACTACGAGGAGGGTCCGATCGCGCTCGCGGTCGTGCGGCGCAACACTCCGGTCGGCGCCGAGCTCATCGTCCGCACCGCCGAGGGCGACGTCGTCGGGGCGCAGGAAGTGATCGTGCCGCCTGAGGCCGGGGCGACGGCGAACGTGCCGCGTCTTCCCCGGCTCGGCCGCCGAGCCGGCTGA
- a CDS encoding FABP family protein — translation MFDLPTDLPADLAPLSWLIGVWEGTGVIDYEIEDHRFAGEFLHRVSFSHDGGSALNYSASAWLLQDPAEGDTERGRIPLVSEMGYWRLSRAASDADAGPGLLPARTAPVSRSADDVEKLRNAEGGFDIEASIVHSDGISELYLGSIRGPRIDLATDAVVRTAGTKVYAAATRMYGLVDAHLLWAWDIAAYGRELSSHASARLARVQ, via the coding sequence GTGTTCGATCTGCCGACAGACCTGCCCGCCGACCTCGCACCGCTGTCCTGGCTCATCGGAGTCTGGGAGGGCACCGGTGTGATCGACTACGAGATCGAGGACCATCGGTTCGCCGGCGAGTTCCTCCATCGCGTGAGCTTCAGCCATGACGGCGGCTCGGCGCTGAACTACTCCGCGAGCGCGTGGCTGCTGCAAGACCCCGCCGAGGGCGATACCGAGCGCGGGCGGATCCCGCTGGTCTCCGAGATGGGCTACTGGCGGTTGTCGCGCGCCGCATCCGATGCCGACGCGGGTCCTGGTCTGCTGCCGGCCCGCACCGCCCCGGTCTCGCGCTCCGCCGACGACGTCGAGAAGCTCCGCAACGCTGAAGGCGGATTCGACATCGAGGCTTCGATCGTCCACTCGGACGGCATCAGCGAGCTGTATCTCGGATCCATCCGCGGCCCCCGGATCGACCTGGCCACGGACGCGGTCGTACGCACTGCCGGCACGAAGGTCTACGCTGCGGCAACCCGCATGTACGGTCTCGTCGACGCGCATCTGCTCTGGGCGTGGGACATCGCCGCGTACGGTCGCGAACTGTCCTCGCACGCGTCCGCACGCCTGGCGCGGGTGCAGTGA
- a CDS encoding response regulator transcription factor: MAQLLVLSSAPGGGPVLPSLELLSHRVRQIPAEPAQLVNAPSAEIIFVDARLDLVGAKSLCKILNTTGLDAPLLLVVTEGGLTAVSTDWGVDDVILVTAGPAEVDARIRLAIGRMTKDAVSTRIQTSGITIDESSYSAKVHGKPLDLTYKEFQLLHFFATHPSRVFTREQLLSEVWGYDYFGGTRTVDVHVRRLRAKLGDLEQLIGTVRNVGYRFNVYEEDQLPAPRERTGA; encoded by the coding sequence TTGGCACAGCTTCTCGTTCTGAGCTCGGCTCCCGGCGGCGGGCCCGTGCTGCCTTCGCTCGAACTGCTCAGCCACCGCGTGCGGCAGATCCCCGCCGAACCTGCTCAGCTCGTGAACGCGCCCAGCGCCGAGATCATCTTCGTCGACGCGCGCCTGGATCTGGTCGGCGCCAAGTCGCTGTGCAAAATCCTCAACACGACCGGCCTCGACGCCCCGCTCCTGCTCGTGGTGACCGAGGGCGGCCTCACGGCCGTGTCCACCGATTGGGGCGTGGACGACGTCATCCTCGTGACCGCGGGGCCTGCGGAGGTCGACGCTCGCATCCGCCTCGCGATCGGGCGCATGACGAAGGACGCCGTCTCCACGCGCATCCAGACCTCGGGCATCACGATCGACGAGTCGTCCTACTCGGCGAAGGTCCACGGCAAGCCCTTGGACCTGACGTACAAGGAGTTCCAGCTCCTGCACTTCTTCGCCACGCACCCCTCGCGGGTGTTCACGCGCGAGCAGCTGCTGAGCGAGGTCTGGGGATACGACTACTTCGGCGGCACGCGCACCGTCGATGTCCACGTGCGACGACTCCGCGCCAAGCTCGGCGACCTCGAGCAGCTGATCGGCACGGTCCGCAACGTCGGCTACCGGTTCAACGTGTACGAAGAGGACCAGCTGCCCGCGCCGCGAGAACGCACCGGCGCGTAG
- a CDS encoding RNA degradosome polyphosphate kinase, whose product MIEHDVLDAGLGDADDDDFDLSEVADAELPDNRYLDRELSWLAFNQRVLELAEDPTLPVLERANFLAIFASNLDEFFMVRVAGLKRRILTGLAVPTNVGRSPQDVLADISADAHALQLRHADAWTSQVRPALADAGIEVISWDQLTDEERGRVSEYFQGQVFPVLMPLAVDPAHPFPYISGLSLNLAIRIRNAKTGRQEFARLKVPPMMPRFVDVSRHGDTVRYLPLEELISNHLEDLFPGMEILDHHAFRLTRNEDVVIEEDETENLIQALEAELLRRRFGPPIRLEVGDDMDDVTLDLLISELDITAQEVYRLPGSLDLRGLFDLAKIDRPDLHYPSHVPTTALAFQPREQNGRSDIFSAIRRADVLVHHPYESFATSVQAFLEQAAKDPHVLAIKQTLYRTSGDSPIVQALIDAAEAGKQVLALVEVKARFDEANNIVWARKLEKAGVHVVYGLVGLKTHCKLALVIREEDGLLRHYSHVGTGNYNPKTSRIYEDFGLFTVDDQVGRDLTRLFNELSGYAIEKKFKRLLVAPLHLRKGLLRLIDKERRNALDGKPARIRIKVNSMVDEQIIDALYRASQAGVPVEVWVRGICSLKPGVPGVSENIRVRSILGRYLEHSRIFMFDNDGDPQVYIGSADMMHRNLDRRVEALVRVVAPTHLTELSELFDLAMSDGTSSWWLGSEGEWTRHSVDADGKPLVDIQDRTMAAVQRRRRSRAVR is encoded by the coding sequence ATGATCGAACACGACGTGCTCGACGCGGGCCTCGGCGACGCGGACGACGACGACTTCGACCTGTCCGAGGTCGCCGACGCCGAGCTGCCGGACAACCGGTACCTCGACCGCGAACTCAGCTGGCTCGCCTTCAACCAGCGCGTCCTCGAGCTCGCCGAGGATCCGACCCTTCCGGTGCTGGAGCGGGCGAACTTCCTCGCGATCTTCGCCAGCAATCTCGACGAATTCTTCATGGTGCGCGTCGCAGGCCTCAAGCGCCGCATCCTCACCGGCCTCGCCGTGCCGACCAACGTCGGCCGCTCCCCGCAGGACGTACTCGCCGACATCTCCGCCGACGCGCACGCCCTGCAGCTGCGGCACGCGGACGCGTGGACGTCGCAGGTCAGGCCGGCGCTGGCGGATGCCGGTATCGAGGTCATCTCGTGGGATCAGCTCACCGACGAGGAGCGGGGCCGGGTCTCGGAGTACTTCCAAGGGCAGGTCTTCCCCGTGCTCATGCCGCTCGCGGTCGACCCGGCGCATCCCTTCCCCTACATCTCGGGCCTGTCGCTGAACCTCGCGATCCGTATCCGCAACGCCAAGACCGGACGCCAGGAGTTCGCCCGTCTGAAGGTGCCGCCCATGATGCCCCGCTTCGTGGACGTCTCGCGGCACGGCGACACCGTCCGCTACCTGCCGCTCGAGGAGCTGATCTCCAACCACCTGGAGGATCTGTTCCCCGGCATGGAGATCCTCGACCACCACGCGTTCCGCCTCACCCGCAACGAGGACGTCGTGATCGAGGAGGACGAGACCGAGAACCTGATCCAGGCGCTGGAGGCCGAGCTGCTGCGGCGCCGGTTCGGCCCTCCGATCCGCCTCGAGGTGGGCGACGATATGGACGACGTGACGCTCGACCTCCTCATCAGCGAGCTCGACATCACCGCTCAGGAGGTCTACCGGCTGCCCGGATCGCTCGACCTGCGCGGACTGTTCGACCTCGCCAAGATCGACCGACCCGACCTGCACTACCCCTCGCACGTCCCGACGACGGCACTCGCCTTCCAGCCCCGTGAGCAGAACGGCCGCTCGGACATCTTCAGCGCGATCCGTCGTGCGGACGTCCTCGTCCACCACCCCTACGAGTCGTTCGCGACGAGCGTGCAGGCGTTCCTCGAGCAGGCGGCGAAGGATCCCCACGTCCTGGCCATCAAGCAGACCCTGTATCGGACCTCGGGCGACAGCCCGATCGTGCAGGCGCTCATCGACGCCGCCGAGGCGGGCAAGCAGGTGCTGGCCCTCGTCGAGGTGAAAGCACGGTTCGATGAAGCCAACAACATCGTCTGGGCCCGCAAGCTCGAGAAAGCCGGCGTCCACGTCGTCTACGGTCTCGTCGGGCTGAAGACCCACTGCAAGCTCGCGCTCGTCATCCGCGAAGAGGACGGCCTGCTCCGCCATTACAGCCACGTGGGCACGGGCAACTACAACCCCAAGACGAGCCGCATCTACGAGGACTTCGGCCTCTTCACGGTCGACGACCAGGTGGGGCGCGACCTGACCCGTCTGTTCAACGAGCTGAGCGGCTACGCGATCGAGAAGAAGTTCAAGCGCCTGCTGGTCGCTCCCCTCCACTTGCGCAAGGGGCTCCTGCGCCTGATCGACAAGGAGCGCCGCAACGCGCTGGACGGCAAGCCCGCCCGCATCCGCATCAAGGTGAATTCGATGGTCGACGAGCAGATCATCGACGCGCTGTACCGTGCCAGCCAGGCCGGCGTTCCGGTCGAGGTCTGGGTCCGCGGCATCTGCTCCCTCAAGCCGGGTGTTCCCGGGGTGAGTGAGAACATCAGGGTGCGCAGCATCCTCGGCCGCTACCTCGAGCACTCGCGCATCTTCATGTTCGACAACGACGGCGATCCGCAGGTCTACATCGGCAGCGCCGACATGATGCACCGCAACCTCGATCGCCGGGTCGAGGCGCTCGTGCGCGTCGTCGCCCCGACCCACCTCACCGAGCTCTCCGAGCTGTTCGACCTCGCGATGAGTGACGGCACGAGCTCGTGGTGGCTCGGCTCGGAAGGCGAGTGGACGCGTCACAGCGTCGACGCCGACGGCAAGCCGCTCGTGGACATCCAGGATCGGACGATGGCCGCGGTGCAGCGTCGCCGCCGCTCGCGGGCGGTGCGATGA